The following proteins are encoded in a genomic region of Gopherus flavomarginatus isolate rGopFla2 chromosome 14, rGopFla2.mat.asm, whole genome shotgun sequence:
- the LOC127034171 gene encoding ferritin heavy chain A-like: MESQVRQNFHAECEAAVNHLVNLELYASYVYLSMSYYFERDDVALRHVAQFLKEQSHEQKEHAEKFLTYQNKRGGSIVLQDIKKPEQDEWRNSLEALLCALKLEKTLNQALLDLHKLATEKNDPHLCDFLESDYLEKQVKAIKQLGDNVTNLKRLGVPQNGMGEYLFDKLTLGESS, from the exons ATGGAGTCCCAAGTGCGTCAGAATTTCCATGCTGAGTGTGAGGCTGCTGTGAACCACCTGGTGAACCTAGAGCTCTATGCTAGCTATGTCTATCTGTCTATG TCCTACTACTTTGAGCGGGATGATGTGGCCCTGAGGCATGTGGCCCAGTTCCTGAAGGAACAGTCTCATGAGCAGAAGGAGCATGCAGAGAAGTTCCTGACCTATCAGAACAAGCGAGGAGGAAGCATTGTCTTGCAGGATATCAAG AAGCCAGAGCAGGATGAGTGGAGGAACAGCCTGGAGGCCCTGCTGTGTGCCCTGAAGCTGGAGAAGACTCTGAACCAGGCCCTGCTGGACCTGCACAAGCTGGCTACTGAGAAGAATGACCCCCAT CTATGTGACTTCCTGGAGTCTGACTACCTGGAGAAGCAGGTGAAGGCCATCAAGCAGCTGGGAGACAATGTCACCAACTTGAAGCGTCTGGGAGTGCCCCAGAATGGCATGGGAGAGTACCTGTTTGACAAGCTCACCCTGGGGGAGAGCAGCTGA
- the LOC127034177 gene encoding ferritin heavy chain A-like — protein sequence MESQVRQNFHRECEAAINCVVNLELRASYVFMSMSCYFDRDDVALRHMAQFLMEQSHEHREHAEKFLQYQNKRGGRIVLQDIEKPERDEWGNSLEVLQHALQLEKTLNQALLDLHKVATEQNDPHLCDFLETDYLEEQVKAIKQLGDHVTNLKRLGVPQNGMGEYLFDKLTLGHSS from the exons ATGGAGTCTCAGGTGCGCCAGAACTTCCACCGGGAGTGTGAGGCTGCTATCAACTGTGTTGTGAATTTGGAGCTGCGTGCTAGCTATGTCTTCATGTCTATG TCTTGCTACTTTGACCGTGACGATGTAGCCCTGAGGCATATGGCTCAGTTCCTCATGGAGCAGTCCCATGAGCACAGAGAGCATGCAGAGAAGTTCCTGCAATACCAGAACAAGCGAGGGGGACGCATTGTCCTGCAGGACATAgag AAGCCAGAGCGGGATGAGTGGGGAAACAGCCTGGAGGTCTTGCAGCATGCTCTGCAGCTGGAGAAGACCTTGAACCAGGCCCTGCTGGATCTGCATAAAGTGGCTACAGAGCAGAATGATCCTCAT CTGTGTGACTTCCTGGAGACTGACTACCTGGAGGAGCAGGTGAAGGCTATCAAGCAGCTGGGAGACCATGTCACCAACCTGAAGCGCCTGGGAGTACCTCAGAATGGCATGGGAGAGTACCTGTTTGACAAGCTCACCCTGGGGCACAGCAGCTGA